Proteins from one bacterium genomic window:
- a CDS encoding YtxH domain-containing protein: protein MDEPRDFLSGLIVGSLLGVALGLLFAPEAGEKTRERIRRQSEEWGERAREQADRVADRVRTTAGDVAERVRGGADEFASRARSTAEDALQRGRSVIEEKSDRLRRAYEEGRDSSKGWSQDHPGTSDRSES, encoded by the coding sequence ATGGACGAGCCGCGCGACTTTCTGTCAGGGTTGATCGTTGGGAGCTTGTTGGGGGTGGCCCTCGGGCTGCTGTTCGCCCCGGAGGCGGGGGAGAAGACCCGCGAACGGATCCGCAGGCAGAGTGAAGAATGGGGAGAGCGGGCGCGCGAGCAGGCCGATCGAGTGGCCGATCGAGTTCGGACGACCGCCGGCGACGTGGCTGAGCGCGTGCGCGGGGGCGCCGACGAGTTCGCCTCTCGGGCGCGGAGCACCGCCGAGGATGCCCTGCAACGTGGTCGTTCGGTGATCGAGGAGAAATCCGATCGCCTCCGGCGGGCGTATGAGGAAGGTCGCGATTCGTCGAAGGGGTGGTCGCAAGATCATCCCGGGACATCAGACCGCTCGGAGAGCTAG